CAGGCAAAAGTAAAAATCTGTATTTTAATGCTTACCCAAGCCAATTTTTTAATTTTGGATGAACCGACGAATCATCTTGACAGTGATGCTAAAGAGGTCTTAAAAAAAGAACTGATTAAATGGGAAGGGAGTTTAATTTTAGTCTCGCATGAAGCTTCGTTTTATGAAGACTGGGCCGATGAGATCATTAATATCGAAAGTTGATGAATGAATTTAGCTTTCAAAAGGGTAAAACCGAAAGCTATAAAACGGTTGGACATTTTGTTTGCATCAGAATCGGACGGGCCAAGGCTATATCCGTTCTGATGCAAATAACAATGCTCGAGCTTTATTCTAAACTTACCGCTTCTAAAAGAGGCAACGGTTTGTGATTTGCTATAAAGGTCAGTCGTAATGAATGCCACTCCAGTAAACGGGCGCTTTAACAATGGTACGGGGATCGAGTTCGACACCTTCAAGGGCCCATTTCTTATATTCTTCAAAGCCGGTGCGGTCAATGATGTAGCCGATATGCTCTTTGCCGCCGGGAGCTTCTCGATTGATGTAATGATTGACAAAGGTATAAGTGTTTTTGATGATTTTAATAACCGCATCTTCGGTCGCCCAGACCAGAAAGTCTTCGGCCAGTCGGGGATTGCGTTTACCGGTACGGCCCATAATGACCAGACGATAATAGGTTTCAGGACTGCGGGTCCAGGCTCGGGTCGGGCAATTGATAACACACTCGCCGCAACCCACACATTTTTCAGTGTTGCGGACAATCCGATAATTTTCCACTGACAGGGCATCTACGGATTTTTTCTGACAGGCTTTGACACAGGCCTGACAACCCATACAGCGTTCTTTTTCGTATTGCGGTTCCGTCATGCCGATGATGCCGAAATCATGCATTCGGGTTTTAATGCAATCATTGGCACAGCCGGTGAAAGCCACCTTAAAATGAAGGTCGTTAGGAAAGATTTCCTTTTCCATTTTTTTGGCAAAATTGGTAGTATTATAAGTAGCAAAAGGACAGACATTGCTACCAATACAGGCCGAAATGTTTCGAGTACCGGCAGCAGTATAACCTTTCCCGGGAATTTCCTGATTAATTTCCAGTTTGTCAATAATCGGCTGGAGGAGGGCATTAACAGCATCCATATCGGAATATTTAATACCCGGGATCTCAAAGCCCTGACGCGTCGTTAAATGGATTTTTCCATTGCCGTAGGTTTCGGCAATATTCTGGATCAGTGGCAGCAGGTCGGCAGTTAATAAACCTCCGGGAACCCGGATTCGGGAGGCCGTTTCCCCACGCACTTTGGTAACACGATAGGCATTCTTCTTTATTTTTTTTGTATTCAAATCTAACATGAAGTTCCTCCTTTAATCCTTTAAGAATTTTCCCTTGGTATAATTAAATACCGGACCATCCAGACAGATATACGTGTCGTCGATTTTGCAGTGTCCACATTTGCCAATACCACAGCACATTTTTCGTTCTTGGGAGATCCAGATATTTTCTTCCTTGAAACCGACATTAAAAAGTTCGGTAAGCGTACATTTCATCATCATTGGCGGTCCAACCACAATGCCGACAGCGTGATCGGAATGATTGATCGGAATTTCGGGAATATACTGGGTAACCAGTCCGCATTTGCCACAGTAACCGTCTTCCGGAGTATCGACAGTCATAATGACATTAATGTTTTTTTCCCATTTCTCAAAGTCCTTTTTAAAGAGGACATCTTTGGGTGATTTAAAACCAACCAGCAGCGTAAAACCCTGACAGTCTTCGGGATGAGCTGAAAAATAATCGACGATCCCTTTAACCGGCGATAAACCGGTACCGCCAGCAACCAACAAAATTTCTTTGCCCTTGTAGTTGTCAATGTCAAAACCATTGCCATAAGGCCCCCGTAAAAACAGCGAATCGCCGACATAATTCTCAAAGATCTCATTGGTAACTTTACCAACTTTACGGATTGTCAAATCGACCGTGCCATCGCCAATACCACTGACCGAAATCGGCGCTTCGCCGAATTTCGGTAGCGATACCTCAAAAAACTGACCCGGGAGGACATCACCCTGGTAGGCCATTCGGAAGGTATATTCGATTTCGGTATGTTTGATCACTTCGGTAATTTTAGAGAGGAAAGGAGTATAGGGATTGGTAACAGTCATATCAAATTTCCTCCTTTGTGAGCGTATTTAGCTCATTAATGCAATTGGCAAAAGAAATATATTCGGGACAAACATCATCACAGCGGCCGCAGCCGATACACATGTGGCTACCGAAACGGCGTTTATAATCATTGATCTTGTGCAAAACCTTAAAACGCATCCGTTGACCTTTATCATTTCGAAACGCATGTCCGCCAGCCATGTCGGTGTAGCCGTCAACGTGACAGGAAGCCCAAACCCGCCGACGTTCACCGGCTTTGCCATTATCGGTGTAGAAAATATCCTGCATTGTGAAACAGGTACAAGTGGGACAGACAAAATTGCAACGTCCACAAGCAATACAGCGGTTCCCATAGTCTTCCCAGAAAGGGGACTCAAACAGGGTTTGAGGAACCGTTTCCGGAATCGTTACGACCGTCTCATTGGCCGTAACCGAATCAGCAATCACTATGGTTTGAGCTTCACCGGTCAGGGCGGTATCGAGCACATCCCAATGGCTGTCCACCAGCACCGTGTGACCTTCTACCTTGATATAGGCATCATAATCGTTACTTTTTTGGGTACCCATCGAAACACAAAAACAATTTTCAAAAGAGTTTTCGCAGCCCATCAGAATAAATTTGGTATGATCGCGCAGTCGTTTGTAATAAGTGTCGACTGCACCATTTTCCAGATAGATGGTATCCAGTCGTTTGAGCCCATAGAGGTCACAGCTGCGTAAGAACACAATCGCACCTTTTTTGGGGGCATCCGCCTCTTTCATTTCATTTTCGGTAAAATAAAACAATGTTTCCGAAATTGGCAGCAAAACCTCCTTAAACGAATAGTCCGACTTTTCGGCAAATTCAATTTCAGCAAGATCGGTGATTTCACCATAACGGATGGTGTCAATATTGACAAAGGTGCCGTCGCCAACGAAGCGTTTGGGGGCATAGATGACATAATCTTTTGATAAGTCTGCAAAAAGTGCATTCATTTTCGCCAGCGTAGTTTGGTAACCCATAAACAAATCCTCCTTTAAGTTTGTTAATAAATGTTTCGGTAAAATTGAAGTCTGTCAAAAGTCCTTTTTAAGGAGATTTTTGACAGACTTTCAATTTAGGTAACAGATGTTAAAATTTATAAGTATCTAAACGATCATTAAATAGGTACTATCAGTGTGCCAGATTAACAATTGGTCGGTACGGCAGCATCAAGAAAACTCGATGGTAGCGACCACATGTTAAAGTTAATTAAGCTTGACCCAGTAATTTTGCCATGTCAGCTTCAGGAGTAGAGATCGGAGCGATGTTGTAGTTTTCAACCAGGACATTTAATACATTTGGTGAAATAAAAGCTGGCAATGATGGTCCCAATAAGATGTTTTTGATGCCCAGATGAAGCAGTGTCAGTAAAATACAAACCGCTTTTTGTTCATACCAGGACAAGACCATGCTCAGTGGTAATTCATTTACATCGCAGTTAAAGGCACCGGCTAACGCAACAGCTACCTGAATAGCCGAGTAGGCATCATTACATTGGCCCATATCCATCAGTCGCGGTAAACCGCCAATGGTGCCCAGATCCAGGTCATTGAAACGGTACTTACCACAGGCCAGGGTTAAAACAACAGTATCAGCTGGTGTTTTTTCAACAAATTCAGTGTAGTAGTTACGGCCTGTTTTAGCGCCGTCACAACCACCAACCAGGAAGAAGTGTTTGATATCACCGGCTTTAACAGCGGCAATAACTTTGTCAGCGACTCCTAAAACAGTACCATGACCAAATCCGGTTAACAGGGTTTTGCCGCCGTTGATGCCGGTCATTTCTTTGTCTTCAGGGTATCCACCGAGTTTCAGTGCTTTAGCAATCACATGGGCAAAGTCTTTTTCTTTACCAACATGGATCATCCCTGGGTATTGAACCACATCAGTAGTGAAAATGCGGTCAGAATAAGAGTCTTTTACCGGCATGATACAGTTGGTGGTGAACAGAACCGGAGCTGGTACAGCGGCAAATTCTTTTTGCTGGTTCTGCCATGCGGTGCCGAAGTTTCCTTTTAAATGAGGATATTTTTTGAGTTCCGGATAAGCATGAGCGGGTAGCATTTCGCCATGAGTGTAAATATTAATGCCCTTGCCTTCGGTTTGTTCCAGCAATAGTTTTAAATCATGTAAGTCATGACCGGTAATGATGATGAATGGTCCTTTTTCAATGGTTAAAGGAACTTCAGTAGGAACCGGCGTACCGTAGGTTTCCGTATTTGCTTTGTCAAGGAGAGCCATACATTTGAGATTGATTTCACCTGTTTTTAGTACTAATGGCAGCAGTGTATCCATACCTAAATCGGAGCCAACGGCGACTAATGCTTCGTAGAAAAAAGCATCAACTTCAGGATCTTTATAACCTAAAATAGCAGCATGATGGGCATAAGCAGCCACCCCTTTAACACCTAACAAGATTAATGTTTTTAAAGAACGAATGTCTTCATTATCATCCCAGAGTTTTGCCATCTCATAATTAGGGGCAGTAGGATCAAGATCATCTTTCATTTTATCGACACAAGCGATCATGGTTTGGATACTTTCATCGTCAAAGTTGACATTGGTAACGGTAGTGAATAAAGCTTTTTTGATACAAGCATCGGTGGCTTCGGTTGCAGCTGTTTTTTGAACGGCTTTGGCTAAACCAATACAAGCGCCAATTAACTTATCCTGATCTCCGGCAACAACCGGTGTTTTACCACAGACACCGCGAACCTCACATCCAGTTCCTTTGGCAGTTTGCTCACATTGAAAACAAAACATATCTTTCATTTTTTACCTCTTTCTGATACTTAAAATTATATTGATAACCCGCAATGAGCGGGATATAACCAGTTTCATTAAATTAATATTTCATTTCATAATTACCCAATAAAACGTATTGTAAACGTTAATAATTGCATATCTTGAAATTTAATAGGCTAATTAATCGTCTTCAGTTAATAAGTGACGTTTGATTAATTGCATTACAATAATCTTTTGATGGCTTAATCATACCGCATAACTATTTTAAAAACAGTTGCAAATGCAACACATTTAAAATAATTAAATAAAATAAGCGCTGTTTTGATCGGTTATTCTCATTCTTTTATTTTATTGACGATTGTGATATTATTTACTTATTAATCGGTCATTATTAACGTTTTAAATTATAAATTGAAAAGAGGATCAGAAATGAGTCTGAAAATAAGCAATCTGCTGGACATTGAAAAGTATTTATTGCTGGAAATCGTTTATTTTCATTTACCATCCGAATACAAAAATCGAATTACCAAAAAAACGCCGTTAAAATTGGATGCCTTCATCGATCTTATGGATCAATGTGAGTATTCATTATATCCCGGATTTGTCAGTCGCTCACA
This is a stretch of genomic DNA from Acetobacterium woodii DSM 1030. It encodes these proteins:
- the asrB gene encoding anaerobic sulfite reductase subunit AsrB, yielding MTVTNPYTPFLSKITEVIKHTEIEYTFRMAYQGDVLPGQFFEVSLPKFGEAPISVSGIGDGTVDLTIRKVGKVTNEIFENYVGDSLFLRGPYGNGFDIDNYKGKEILLVAGGTGLSPVKGIVDYFSAHPEDCQGFTLLVGFKSPKDVLFKKDFEKWEKNINVIMTVDTPEDGYCGKCGLVTQYIPEIPINHSDHAVGIVVGPPMMMKCTLTELFNVGFKEENIWISQERKMCCGIGKCGHCKIDDTYICLDGPVFNYTKGKFLKD
- the asrC gene encoding sulfite reductase subunit C — translated: MLDLNTKKIKKNAYRVTKVRGETASRIRVPGGLLTADLLPLIQNIAETYGNGKIHLTTRQGFEIPGIKYSDMDAVNALLQPIIDKLEINQEIPGKGYTAAGTRNISACIGSNVCPFATYNTTNFAKKMEKEIFPNDLHFKVAFTGCANDCIKTRMHDFGIIGMTEPQYEKERCMGCQACVKACQKKSVDALSVENYRIVRNTEKCVGCGECVINCPTRAWTRSPETYYRLVIMGRTGKRNPRLAEDFLVWATEDAVIKIIKNTYTFVNHYINREAPGGKEHIGYIIDRTGFEEYKKWALEGVELDPRTIVKAPVYWSGIHYD
- the asrA gene encoding anaerobic sulfite reductase subunit AsrA, coding for MGYQTTLAKMNALFADLSKDYVIYAPKRFVGDGTFVNIDTIRYGEITDLAEIEFAEKSDYSFKEVLLPISETLFYFTENEMKEADAPKKGAIVFLRSCDLYGLKRLDTIYLENGAVDTYYKRLRDHTKFILMGCENSFENCFCVSMGTQKSNDYDAYIKVEGHTVLVDSHWDVLDTALTGEAQTIVIADSVTANETVVTIPETVPQTLFESPFWEDYGNRCIACGRCNFVCPTCTCFTMQDIFYTDNGKAGERRRVWASCHVDGYTDMAGGHAFRNDKGQRMRFKVLHKINDYKRRFGSHMCIGCGRCDDVCPEYISFANCINELNTLTKEEI
- the hcp gene encoding hydroxylamine reductase, giving the protein MKDMFCFQCEQTAKGTGCEVRGVCGKTPVVAGDQDKLIGACIGLAKAVQKTAATEATDACIKKALFTTVTNVNFDDESIQTMIACVDKMKDDLDPTAPNYEMAKLWDDNEDIRSLKTLILLGVKGVAAYAHHAAILGYKDPEVDAFFYEALVAVGSDLGMDTLLPLVLKTGEINLKCMALLDKANTETYGTPVPTEVPLTIEKGPFIIITGHDLHDLKLLLEQTEGKGINIYTHGEMLPAHAYPELKKYPHLKGNFGTAWQNQQKEFAAVPAPVLFTTNCIMPVKDSYSDRIFTTDVVQYPGMIHVGKEKDFAHVIAKALKLGGYPEDKEMTGINGGKTLLTGFGHGTVLGVADKVIAAVKAGDIKHFFLVGGCDGAKTGRNYYTEFVEKTPADTVVLTLACGKYRFNDLDLGTIGGLPRLMDMGQCNDAYSAIQVAVALAGAFNCDVNELPLSMVLSWYEQKAVCILLTLLHLGIKNILLGPSLPAFISPNVLNVLVENYNIAPISTPEADMAKLLGQA